The sequence below is a genomic window from Cerasicoccus sp. TK19100.
GTCCGCGCGACGCAACTGGAGCTGTATGATTTGCCGCAGGACTTAAGCGATTCGCTGACCGTTGAGCAGCAGTTTGCCGCGCTCGGCATCCCGCTGACGGACGAGGAAAAGGCCTGGCTGAAAAACAACGGCGAGCTCGACGTGCTGACCGACCTGCTCACGCAGAGCCGCGAGATTGTCAGTGGTTTGCGCAAGGATGCCAATGCCTACTTCGAGGCCTTGCTCGCGACGGATTCCGAGATCCTTACTACGATGCAAGCCACGGAGGATTTCCGCGACTATGCCTCGGAGAACATCCTGTGGATTCCGAGCCGCGACGTGATGTCGGCGCAAGATATTACCTCGTTCCCCAGCTTGGTGGGGACGGCCTTGCATGAATTTACCTCGATCCTGGATGTAATCGTCCGCGGGCCTGTTTTGCGTTCGCTGGTGTTTTTGATCATCGTGTTGGGGTTGGGCGCACTGACCCGATTTTGGGCAAAGTCGACCCATACCGAGCGCCAACTGCCCGCGAGCATTAACAAGATTGGCCGCACCTTGCGGCTCACGGTTTTTGAGGTGTATATCGCCTTTTTGCCGCTGACGTTCCTGCACCTGCTGGCCTGGGTGTTCGATGATCCACAGTTTAATGGCAACCTCGCCGCGGCGCTTGAATACACCGCGACCACGGTGGCCACGGCGACGTTCTTCCTGGTGTTTCTCTACCGGATAACGGGGACGAACGGGCTCGCGCAAAATCACCTGCGTTGGCCGCGCTTCGTCTGCGTGCGGATTAATATGGCGGTGAAACGCTTTTTAGTCCCGGCGCTGCTTTTTGCGTTCTTCTCGATTTTGCTGGATAACTACGCGCAGTTTATCGACACGATTTCGGGTACCCGGATTATGCTGTTGCCGTCGTTCATCCTGTCACTGCTGGCGCTGCATACCATTTTCTCGCCCAAGCATGGCATCCTTTCGCGCGGGGATACGGTGTGGACGCGGACGCCGTCGCTTCGCTGGGGGCTGTATATTTTCTTCATGTGCTGGCAGCTGTTTCTGTGCTCTTTGATTGTGAGCGGCTACATGCTGGGGGCAGTCATGCTGTGGGGACATACGTTCCGCACGCTGTGGATGCTGGCGCTGATCTTTATCATTAAGGGGCTGGTCGAGCTCTACCTGGAGATCCAGCAGTGGCGCGCCCATCAGCAGGAGCGGGAGGAGCTGGCCGCCGGTCAGCTTGGCGCGACGCAGGAGAAGTTTGGCTTCGACCTCGACGACTCAACGCGGCAGGTGATCGGCTTTGTGCAGTGGATGTTTATCCTGCTGGGCGTCAGCGCGATCTGGGCCGACGCCTTTCCCTCGCTGCGCAAGCTCGGCTCGTATCCGCTGATCACTTTTCACGAAGAGCCCTTCCTTACGCTGGGGCAGTCGGGCATGCTTACGCTGTGCATCATCACCACGGTGCTGTTGGCGCGCAGTTTGCCACGGTTATTTGAGATACTCCTGCTACGCCGTATCGCCTCGATCGATCCCGGCAGCCGCCATGCCTTTTCGACGCTCATCGCGTATGTCGTCGTGGTGATCGGCGTCATCTGGGCGAGCCAGATTTTGATGATTGAATGGGGTAATATCCAATGGTTGGTGGCGGCGATTTCGGTGGGGCTGGGCTTTGGCATGCAGGAGATATTTGGCAACCTGGTGGCCGGCATTATCCTGTTATTTGAGCGGCCGATCCGGGTGGGCGACATCATCACTATCGGCAACACCACGGGTAAGGTGACCCGCATCCAAATGCGCGGCACGACGATCATGGAATGGGACCGCCGCGAGCTCATCGTGCCAAACAAGGAATTCGTCACCGGACAGCTGACGAACTGGACGCTCAGCGATACGCTGACACGGCTAACGCTCAATGTTGGCGTGGCTTACGGCAGTGACATCACCCAAGTGAAGGCGCTGCTTTTGGAAGTCGTAAAGAGTGACCCACGTGTTTTGAAAGACCCGGCACCGGCTGCATTTTTCAAGCAGTTTAACGAGAGCTCACTGGACTTCCTGGCCTTTGCTTATCTGGGCACGCTCGATGATCGGCTGGGGGTAACGAGTGATTTGCAGCAGGGCATTTACGAGGCGCTTAATGGTGCCGGTATTAAGATTCCGTTCCCCCAGCGGGACATCCACGTTATCGATATGCCCGCCAAAGATTGGGGCGCGCGAGAGAGCAGTTAAGTTACGATGTTGCTTGCTGTTTAGCGAATATCGGTTAACGATTTATGCACTCTACACAGCAAAATTATCCTAACCCGGAACTGCATTTATTTAATATGGCGGAAAATTATTCTGCTCTTGTTGTCGACGACGAAGGCCACCTGCGCAGCATGCTGCGCGCGCTTCTTAAACGCATGGGCATCACCAATCTCTACGAGGCCAGCAACGGCACGGAGGCTTGTGAAGTTTATAAACAAAAGAGCCCCACGCTCGTCCTGATGGACGTCAATATGCCGGGGATGAATGGTATCGAAACGCTGCAAGAGCTGCGTCGTACCGATCCCAACGCGACCGTGGTGATGATGACCTCCATGACCTCGCGCAAGATGGTCGAGGCGAGCATCGATTCCGGTGCCGCGCACTTCATTCGCAAAGATACCCCGATGAAGGAAATCGAGAGCATTCTGCGTGACATACTTGCTTCCTGTGAAGGGACCTCATCATGAGTGACGGGTCACTTGCTCCCAGCCAAAAGCTATACTCGCTGAAAGAACTTTGCGCGGGCGTGGAGAACGAGCGCCGTAATTCGGCGTTTGCCGATGAGCAAGTCGACCAGCTTGAAATCAATCGCCTGTTTACCGCGCGGCGCGGTCGGGCCAAGGCGCGTCCTGTGCCGCCGGCATATCGGGAAGAGCCGCTTGAGGCCGAGGCGGCCAAAATGTTGGACGACGCCATTAGCGCCAAAGATGTCATGGCGCTGGACCGCCTGGTCAGCGAAGGCATCATCAATAAGAACATCGCTTCGCGCAAGTGGAGCGAGGCCATCGATTTCCCTTACGTCGATCCTTTTCAAAGCATCGTTACGCCGGATGCCGTAGCGAGCATCCCGAGCGAAATTGCCGAGAAGGCGATGGCCTTGCCGCTGTATGTTTTCGACAACGTGCTGACGGTCGCCATGGCCACGCCGCAAGACGAGTCGCTGGTCAGACGCATTGCCGCGATCTGCGATCTGGAGATCAGCCCGGTGTTCTCGCTGCCCACGGATATCAAGGCGGGCATTGCCATCCACTTTGCGCCCAACGAAAGCATCGAGCAAAGCATCGAAGCCTTTGAAAATGTCCACGGCAACATCGAGCACGCGCTCGAAAGCATGGGTGAACTGGAGATGGCCGATGCCAAGCCGATCAGCGCCATTCTTGACGCCGTGCTGCACCTGGCCATCCGCGAGCGCGCGTCGGATATCCACTTGGAACCTTTCGAGATCGGGGTGCGTATTCGCTTCCGCGTGGATGGTAAGCTGCACGAGGTTCGCTACTATTCACATGCGGTGCACCGCGCCGTGGCTGCACGTTTGCGCGTGCTGTGTAAGGTGAACGTAGCCGAATCACGCTTCCCGCAGGACGGGCGCTTCTCGATGCCGTTGGGCACGGGCACGGCGAACTTCCGCGTGTCGATCCGCCCCGTCGCTAGAGGAAGTAACGTTGTTATCCGTATCCTTGGAGGCACCGGTCGGCGCAAGCTGATGAGCCTGGAAAGCATGTTAATTTCCTCGGACATTATCACGCCGTACAAGCAAGTTGTTCAAAGCCCGAATGGCCTGATCTTTGTCACCGGCCCAACTGGATCGGGTAAGACTTCGCTACTTTATGCCTCGTTGGAGAGCATCAACAACGGCGAGATTAACATCACCACGATCGAGGACCCGATCGAAGTGGAGATACCGGGCATTGCGCAAAGCCAGGTCAACAGCCATATCGATCTCAGCTTCCCGCTCCTCTTGCGCTCCATGCTGCGACAGGACCCGGACGTGATTCTCGTTGGTGAAATCCGTGACCTCGAAACTGCCCGTATCGCCACCGAGGCCGCGCTGACCGGGCACCTGGTTTTTGCAACGCTGCACACGAATAACGCCATCCAGGCCGTGGTGCGCCTGATTGAGATCGGAATCGAGCCATACATGGTGGCACCGTCGATCAATGCGGTGGTTGCTCAGCGCCTGGCCCCGCGCCTGAACCCGCGCTTCCGCGAGCCTTACGTGCCTTCTTCCACCGTGCTAAATGAGTTCTTCAACGATTGGGAGCAGGTGCAGGACTTCACCTTCTACCGTCCGCGCAACGACGACGATGGCCTGCGTTTTGGCTTCCAGGGGCGCATTGCTTTTCACGAAATCGCAATCGTCAATGATCGCATGCGTTCGCTAATTGGTGCCAACGCTGGCGTGATGGAGCTTCGTGAGGCCGCCGAAGAAATGGGCTACCGCCCGCTGCGCTACGATGGCCTCAAGAAAGCTTTACTTGGCCTGACTACGATCGAGGAAATTGCCCGCGCCACTCCGCAAGAGTGGGAGTCGAAGTAGGCGTTGAGAAGGAAAAAGGAAAAAGATTAAAGGAAAAAGTTGAATCAGGAATGCGAAAATTTATCGCGTCCATTACTTACTTTGCTGGCAAAAAAACGAACCAAACTAGCTGGACTTTTTCCTTTAATCTTTTTCCTTTTTTCTTCGCCCTACACATACCTCGGGAACTCCGCGATGAAGCGGCTGCCTTTGCGGTCGGTGCGGTTTTCTGCGTAAACATTGCCGCCCATTTCTTCGATCATCAGCTTGACGATCGATAGGCCCAGGCCGGTGGAGCTTTCGCCGCCGGTGGGCACGGCGCTGCCGCGTGAGAATCGGCCAAAGAGTTTGCTCAAGTCCGTATCGGTCAGGCCGGGGCCTTCGTCTTGCACGATGACTTGGAGCATGTTGTTCGCCTTTTCATACTCCAGCAGCACGAGGATCTCGCCACCGTTGGAGGTGTACTTAACGGCGTTGTTGATGAGGTTATCGAGGATTTCCCGAACACGGCCCAGATCGCCATGGGTGGTCGGCGATTCGACGTGGTTCGCGTATTTGAGATTTAGATTCTTTTTCTTGGCGGCGAGGGTGTTGAATTCCACGACATCCTTCAGCACGTCGTTTAACTGGACCGTTTCGCTTTCGCCAGGCTCCACGCCACTGTCGAGCGCTTCGACATCGAGCAGCTCCATGACAAGCTCCAACATGTGGTCGGATGCGCTGCGAATGGTTTCGAGGCTTTCGATTTGGTCGGTGCGCAGGGGGTCCTCGCCAGGCATGGCTTCGAGGTCTTCCTTCATCATTTCCGCGAGGCCGCGGATGCTCCCCAGCGGGTTTTTAAGGTCGTGCGCGGCGATGCCGAGAAACTCTGACTTGCGCTCGTTGGCCTCTTCCGCGCGAGCTTTGGCAAATTCCGCTTGTGCCTTGGCACGGTCCGCCTGGCTCTTGGCGAGGATGATTTGTTCTTCGATCTTACGGCGTTTGCGGATCTGAGTTTTGAGCGAGAAAATCCATGCGATGGTTAAGCCAATGACAACGAGCATCGCGACGCCGATTTTGCCAAAGATCAGGTATTTTACCTCCTGATAGCGGACGGCGATCCATTCCTGTTCCAGGTTGTTGCGCTTCTCCGGGCTGACGTTGGCCAGGACCTTGTCGATGATGCCAATGAGCATGGGGTCAGTCGATGCCATGCTGAGGCCGATGCGGTTAAAGGGCGTGGGCGCAGCGATTTGGACGTTGTCGAAATTTTCCGAGCGGATCAGGTAGCTGATGATGGCCAGGTTACCAATGTAGGCAAAGGCTTCACCGTGCGAGACTGCGTAGAGGGCTTCGCGGCGGGTCGGGTAGGTGACGAGTTTGAGCTCGGGGTAGTCGTTGCGCAGCAGGTCCTCTTCGAAAAAGCCTTCCACGACGGCCACTTTCTTGCCGATCAAGTTACGCATGGAGCCGACGAAATGCGCGTCATCCCGCGTGGCGATCACCGAGGGGAAGACCGCATAGGGCGTCGAGAAGTAAAACTTGTCGCGACGTTGCTGGGTTGCCACGGCACCGGACATCAGGTCGATCTTGCCTTCGCTGGCCTCGGTCATGAGGTTCTGCCAAAGGTTGCTGTGGCGGATATCAAATTTAATGCCGGTCTCTTCGGAAATCAGGTCCAGATAGGCGATGGCCAGACCGACGACTTTACCGTCCGCATTCTCGTATTCAAATGGCGGAAAGTAGTTGTCCGCCCCCACGGTGAGTGTCGGGTGTTTTTTGATCCACTCCAGCTCCTCGTGGGTAAAGACAACAGGCTGCGGGCTGTTGCTGACCTCCGCAAGGGGGTCGATGTTGGTGTCCTGCGCAGCCACCCGACAAGCCATCAAGGCTATGCAGGTCAACAAGCATAATAGGTTGTTGATGTTAAGATGTTTAAACAATCCAGACTACATAACGGACTTTATGTGAATTTGTTTAGTCAAATATTCAAATAATTACACATGCTCAAATGATCAATTTGCCCATGCCTTTATTGGTTTTTAAGTGCTGGTGTGAGGCTGTGCCTGATCGCTTTTTCCAGTCACCAACGTAAAAAAGCATGCCTTTATGGGACATGCTCAAGTATTGGGGATGGTTCTCCTTCGGCTGGATTTGCTGCGTCGATTCTTAGCGTGAGCGGCGACGATATATGGCCAGTGTCAAGCAGGCCAAACCGGCCAGCATGGCGTAAGTTTGCGGTTCGGGTACGGCGGCAATGATTACCGGATCGACGGTAGAACCGCTGCTACTGCTGTTGAAGGTGAAGCTGGTAACGGATTCACCCAGGGCGACGCCGAAGTCAGAGAAATCAATGCCCACACCCATGATGTTTTGGGTGATGGTTGGTGACCCCAGGGTGGCGCTAAGGGTCAGCAATTGTGTCAAGTTGCCCGGCGTGCTGGACAGTGACAAAACGTCGTCGTTGAAAGTATTCGCGCCGCTGTCGCCATAGTCGCTGGAGTTAACGGTCAACTGGACACCGTTGATGCGTATTTCGAACCCGTCGGCCCCAGATGAATTGATCTCGTAAAAGAACATATCCGGGCCGTCGATATTAACAACTGGTGATTTGAAAATGGCCGCGACACTGTCATTCGTGATGGTGGGGTTGATGATGCCTGTGTCCCCGCGCCAATCGGTTTCAAGGAAATCCCGACGCTGCTGTTCAGTCGGGTTGGAGGGGCCGCCATCATTTTGCAAGAGGACCGAAGAGCTGGCCCCCGCGAATGCCGTCAGCTCGATTTGTGTGAGCTCGCTAGTCGAATAGGTTTTGCCGTTTAGCGTGACTGAGTCGAGCACCGAGCTGGTAAAAGTGCCGTAGTTATTGGGATCGTCACCTTGAGTGCCGAGGGGGGTGAATGCAGCCTGAGCCGAGCAGGCTACCGAAATGGTTAGTAAGAAGTGGGGGTATAAACGCATAATCTTATGGGAGATATTTATAATGCAAATACTGCTGGGAGGTCAAGCCGAGAGGGATTTCTATCTAAGGCTTTCCTTCGGTTTAATTGCTGGCGATTGCCTCAAATGATTGCGACGCAACAAAGCTGCACAGGTATTTTGATCTTCCGTTTCTTTTCATTAAAGAAGTCGGGGAAGGCGGGCGCTTCTAATCCACAGTGCTTGGTAAGATGGCAGCGTGTTCTTCATTTTAAGGGGCGTCATGAAGTTAGGCTTTTCACCGACGGGTTGTTGGGGAATGATCATGGCGAAACTTTGAAAATACCCCAATGGCCAAGCCCAATGATCAAGCGAAAGCGCCGACGTTGAAAAGCATTGCTCATGCATTGGGTATGTCGGTTTCCGGCGTATCCATTGCGCTGCGCAACGATCCATCGATTCCCCAGCATACGCGCGATCGCGTACAGCGAGAGGCGGCGCGGCAGGGCTACCGGCGTAATCCACTGGTGTCGGCTTTTTGCGCGAACCGCCGGCCCCGTGAAACGAACAAGCTGACAACCTTGGCCTACCTGCGTTATGGTGCGACGAAGTTTGCGAAGGACCCGCACTCGACCAATAAGCAGTTCTTTGAGGGAGCGGTGGCGGGCGCTGAGGCACTCGGCTATCAAGTCGATGTTTTTGATCCGGTCAACCAAGGCATCGATATGCAGCGCCTGGACGATATCTTATACGCACGGGGCATCCGGGGCTTGCTCATCGGCTCGCCATTTCCGCCAAGTGACTGCATGAATCTGCGTTGGGAGCGCTATGCGGTGGTCAGCCTGGGGCAGGGGATGGTTGGACCGGAAATTCATAATGTCTCCAGCGATAATTTCGAAACGTTGGTCAGGGTTTTTCATTCTCTGGAGCGCATGGGCTACTCTCGCCCGGGGATGATTCTGGACGACGCCTTTGATGCCCGGGTGAACCACCACTGGAGCGCGGCTTGTCATTCACTGCGCGAGCAGCGCGGGGACGCGTTTCCCAGCGTGCTTTATCAGCGAGTCAAGGAACTGGACTACGAGGCGATTGTCGATTGGGCCAACCGCAAGCAAGTGGATGTCATCATGGGGAACCGCCATGATTTAATTCCGGGTTTGCGGCAGCGCGGGCTGAAGATACCGGAAGAGATCGGCTTCGTGGCGATGCAAGGCGTCCACCTGGACTCCCGTATCGCCAGCGTGCAGCGAAACGCACGGAAAATTGGCGAGATCGCGGCCGAATTATTGGTGGATGAACTGCATCGCAATCAGCGCGGTATTCCCGAGCTGGCAAAGCGGGTTCGGGTGCTTGGAGGGCTGGCACCGGCCGCCAGTTTGCCAGAGCGGTAAACCAGTATTCGTGAGCTGATTCACTTCTCGCAGCATTCGTTTACGAGCTGGGGTCTGGGATTAGCGATGGCTTAATCGGCAATCAAATCGCCGGTCGCTTTGTCCTACTAAACCATTTCAGTAATGGATGCATTGATTGGGTAGATCCGGCTGCATAGGTTGTGGCGAAATTCACCCTAATCCAATTCTACCGACAATGAAATTTACCCTTTCGCCCCAATTTGCTATCGCTGGCGCAGCCTGCCTTTTGATCGGAACCCTCAGCGCACCGGCAGCGGTGGTTGTCTGGAATGGCTCGATCAGTGACGACTGGTCCACTGCCGATAACTGGTCTCCCTCGGGCGTGCCCGGCAGCTCGGACCAAGCGGTCATTAACAATGGTGACTCAGTTAACCAAAACGGTAGCATTACGCTGAATGATGTTAACGGCACCTCCGACGATGGCCTCCAGCTGACTAGCGGTACCCTCTATGTGACCGGTGATTTTACCTCCTTCACCAGTGGCGGTTCAAACAGCAGCCCCATTAACAACGTAGGCGTTGATGGGGGTGCGACGACAGCCTCGCTGACGGTCGATGGAACCTTGAGCATTGGTAACACCAAGAACACTTCGGGCTCGGCATCCAGTTTGAATATTTTCTCGGGTAGCTCAGTCGTGACCAATATTTTCCAAGGCCGCCATGCTGGTAGCAGTAGCTCTGACAATACCGGTGGCTGGAACCTCAACGTGACTGGCGGTTCGATGTTCGCGAGCACGTTTTCCTGGTCGACGGTGGCGGCCTCCGATCCCGACCCCCGAGGCGTTATCACGCTCGGTTCCACGAGTTCAGCGGAGGGCGGTAGCTTGACGGTTACCACCATGTCGGCCGACTGGGACGATCGCTCAAATCAGTATGTTCTCTTTAACGATGAACTCGGTTCGCTGACCTTCGGCAAAACGAACTACGAGAACATCGCTGACGTGGAGAACCTGCTTTTCAATGACTTTATCCGCAAGGACGCATCGATCACCAATCCTTTCGAAGTCACCGATAATGGCGACAGCTGGACGGTGTCCATCGTTCCCGAGCCGTCGACTTACGCGCTGATCTTTGGTGGGTTGGTTTTGCCGCTACTGGCACTGCGCCGTAGGCGCTAAAACTTTTTGGGAAAGCACAAGCGTGTAACGTTTGTTGGTCACTCAATCAAAGAGACGCTTGCGGGGTTGAGTCTCCCCCGACATCAGGGTTCCGATAGGGTAAGCAATCCTGGTGATGGCCCAGCTCCGCAAGCCCTTTGATTTGAACAAAGCCAATGACATCGCTCGCGAATAAGCACGCATGCTTATTTTATTGAGCGCAAGTAGCTATGCTCGAATTGACTTTGTCGTATATAACTTTGCAATGCAAAGTTTACTGCGCGCGCTAGTCCGCTTTGGCGTGCTGCTTCCGGCGACGAATATAGAGAACGGCACCGATCATGGTAAAGCCAGCTATGGCCAAGTAGGTCGATGGCTCCGGAATGGCGGACGGCGAGTAATCGTAGGTAAGGGTCACACTGGATCCCGGATCGATGGTGACGAGCGCCGTGCTAATGCCCGAAAGACTGAAGGTGCCCAAAAATCCGGTGCCGAGATCGCCCCACGTCAGGGTAAAGGGACTACCGCCGGTAATAGTGGCCAGAATGGCTGGATCGTAACTAACGCCAGCGTCTGCGGGCAGAAAGGTGATGCTTTGTGCGAGGTTGCCGGTGGATGCTGACACAGGCGAGTTGGGCCCATTGCCGCCGCCAAATCCACCGCCATTACCGTTGTAACCAAAGGTGTCGACTGAGTAGCTGCCGGAGAGGCTGGCACCAATGCTGCCGCCGCTGGCACCCGTGGTTGCGTTGGTCGTTAGCGTGTAACTCCAGGCAATGGTAAAGGAATTTAGTGTGCCTAGCCCGCTGTCGAAGGGGTTAAAAACCGCCGATACATTGTTGACGTTTTGAACAAACGGTGAGGAACCGGGGGTTCCGTTAAACAGAGTCGTATCGAAATTTTCGCTTTGGACGACAAGCGCGGCGTTGGACAAAGCAGGCATGCAGAGTAGAGCCGCGAGAGAAAATTTTGATGTCATATAAGTCTAGTAGTAGGATTTATTAATCTGGTATCCGATGCAAATTTCCCGGTCAAGCACGATGTTTGAAGGTAATGATGATTCTTTCGAAGGGGCGTGGTTATCGCTTTGGTTAATGAGTGTTTTCAACTGAGCTATACCGACAAAATACAGTCGCGACTGTGTCCTGGCTACAGGATGTCTGCTGCTAATTCTGCTGATTCAAACTCAGGAATTAGCAGTGCTGAATGGATACCCAAAATGGGCCGTTTCAGCAATAATTCTGGGAGGAAGGAGCGGGGGTGACCGGCCTATTGCCAGAGCGGTCATCACCGTAGCCATCGCCCACTCTCCAGAGGGTGACAGGCCAGCAACCCTGTTGCTTTCCTCGGATTCGCACGCCTGATAACCCCTTATTCGCCATCGCCCATGAAATTATTTCCGCACCATCTATCCAATGCGTCGCCGACGCCTAAGAAAGGCCTCGCATGTGGGGCTTAGCATATACCGTTGCCACGTGCCTGCTGGATATCCTGACTGAGCTGCGGTTTTTCTTTAAATATCGGCTGCGGGAATACCCGATTGATGTTCTGTGCTTCCTCCAGTACCACGCGACGGCCGTCGACCAATGGGTAAAAAGCCGTGGCGTGGCACGTCGGGTCAAGCAGGAGGAGCGGCGCCACAAGCTGTCTCAGATCATGTCGCTGTTTGATTATTAGGGAGTGTTTTGGAGCCTGCTTATACTAAAAATAAGTCCGGCAGCTCGGCCCACTCGGCGTCGGGGTCTGCCGTGATGCGGGCTATCTTTTCGTCGAAAGCAGTCCATTGTGCTTCGGTGCAAAGTTCGTAGCTGTGACCCCAAAAGTAGAAAACACCACAGTCGGATGCCTTAGCCTGCTCATAGCGTTCCCAGAATTGCTCGTTGTGGAAATGGCAGTCGGCAGCGAAAAACATCGCGTCGTCGACGGGCCAGCAGGGGGTGGCGTTTTTGGTGGTGCGCGCGTAGCAATGCCCGGCTTCGCGGACGACGTCCGCCGTGGCCGCATCGCAGTCTCCAAAGGGATAAACAAAGCCATGCACCGGCTGCTGAAACCAGTCCTGCAAAATCTTGCGGGCGTCGACCACTTCAGCGCGCCAGTCATCTAGGGCAATGCGGGTT
It includes:
- a CDS encoding mechanosensitive ion channel domain-containing protein; amino-acid sequence: MSMIRGLLRNFHLGCWRGGAVLVAVLLWWSAALMAQNPVADVLKTAVTPAPAAANKPAATPSTDAPAEAEATPEEADESMVSGDSNELTIEDVQAALAKQPEPTADQPATREYNDLQSALDLLKEQRDWEDKLAKLKKSANGKESYADDLAKAKAEAQALADKPLPETSEATETAIKVLAPQLDEVNDRVKELSALISNAPQRRLEQTQRLNELKTKINDLKTDGAGTGVEAMLNKAKVQRAEAESDFLDLSIASTDARKDSVASQLEIAKTRQTALKERSELLTAHLKKLRANDLKKQEAAMREAARKAAMQSPALQALAAKNEDLLQRRKDLNGYLNHIGQRYKYYQEQSEWIKKQLAEIKERVSISGFSQTAAAIMLKELRRLPHEKDLENEQDDLEEEVRATQLELYDLPQDLSDSLTVEQQFAALGIPLTDEEKAWLKNNGELDVLTDLLTQSREIVSGLRKDANAYFEALLATDSEILTTMQATEDFRDYASENILWIPSRDVMSAQDITSFPSLVGTALHEFTSILDVIVRGPVLRSLVFLIIVLGLGALTRFWAKSTHTERQLPASINKIGRTLRLTVFEVYIAFLPLTFLHLLAWVFDDPQFNGNLAAALEYTATTVATATFFLVFLYRITGTNGLAQNHLRWPRFVCVRINMAVKRFLVPALLFAFFSILLDNYAQFIDTISGTRIMLLPSFILSLLALHTIFSPKHGILSRGDTVWTRTPSLRWGLYIFFMCWQLFLCSLIVSGYMLGAVMLWGHTFRTLWMLALIFIIKGLVELYLEIQQWRAHQQEREELAAGQLGATQEKFGFDLDDSTRQVIGFVQWMFILLGVSAIWADAFPSLRKLGSYPLITFHEEPFLTLGQSGMLTLCIITTVLLARSLPRLFEILLLRRIASIDPGSRHAFSTLIAYVVVVIGVIWASQILMIEWGNIQWLVAAISVGLGFGMQEIFGNLVAGIILLFERPIRVGDIITIGNTTGKVTRIQMRGTTIMEWDRRELIVPNKEFVTGQLTNWTLSDTLTRLTLNVGVAYGSDITQVKALLLEVVKSDPRVLKDPAPAAFFKQFNESSLDFLAFAYLGTLDDRLGVTSDLQQGIYEALNGAGIKIPFPQRDIHVIDMPAKDWGARESS
- a CDS encoding response regulator transcription factor — encoded protein: MAENYSALVVDDEGHLRSMLRALLKRMGITNLYEASNGTEACEVYKQKSPTLVLMDVNMPGMNGIETLQELRRTDPNATVVMMTSMTSRKMVEASIDSGAAHFIRKDTPMKEIESILRDILASCEGTSS
- a CDS encoding GspE/PulE family protein, with protein sequence MSDGSLAPSQKLYSLKELCAGVENERRNSAFADEQVDQLEINRLFTARRGRAKARPVPPAYREEPLEAEAAKMLDDAISAKDVMALDRLVSEGIINKNIASRKWSEAIDFPYVDPFQSIVTPDAVASIPSEIAEKAMALPLYVFDNVLTVAMATPQDESLVRRIAAICDLEISPVFSLPTDIKAGIAIHFAPNESIEQSIEAFENVHGNIEHALESMGELEMADAKPISAILDAVLHLAIRERASDIHLEPFEIGVRIRFRVDGKLHEVRYYSHAVHRAVAARLRVLCKVNVAESRFPQDGRFSMPLGTGTANFRVSIRPVARGSNVVIRILGGTGRRKLMSLESMLISSDIITPYKQVVQSPNGLIFVTGPTGSGKTSLLYASLESINNGEINITTIEDPIEVEIPGIAQSQVNSHIDLSFPLLLRSMLRQDPDVILVGEIRDLETARIATEAALTGHLVFATLHTNNAIQAVVRLIEIGIEPYMVAPSINAVVAQRLAPRLNPRFREPYVPSSTVLNEFFNDWEQVQDFTFYRPRNDDDGLRFGFQGRIAFHEIAIVNDRMRSLIGANAGVMELREAAEEMGYRPLRYDGLKKALLGLTTIEEIARATPQEWESK
- a CDS encoding ATP-binding protein gives rise to the protein MACRVAAQDTNIDPLAEVSNSPQPVVFTHEELEWIKKHPTLTVGADNYFPPFEYENADGKVVGLAIAYLDLISEETGIKFDIRHSNLWQNLMTEASEGKIDLMSGAVATQQRRDKFYFSTPYAVFPSVIATRDDAHFVGSMRNLIGKKVAVVEGFFEEDLLRNDYPELKLVTYPTRREALYAVSHGEAFAYIGNLAIISYLIRSENFDNVQIAAPTPFNRIGLSMASTDPMLIGIIDKVLANVSPEKRNNLEQEWIAVRYQEVKYLIFGKIGVAMLVVIGLTIAWIFSLKTQIRKRRKIEEQIILAKSQADRAKAQAEFAKARAEEANERKSEFLGIAAHDLKNPLGSIRGLAEMMKEDLEAMPGEDPLRTDQIESLETIRSASDHMLELVMELLDVEALDSGVEPGESETVQLNDVLKDVVEFNTLAAKKKNLNLKYANHVESPTTHGDLGRVREILDNLINNAVKYTSNGGEILVLLEYEKANNMLQVIVQDEGPGLTDTDLSKLFGRFSRGSAVPTGGESSTGLGLSIVKLMIEEMGGNVYAENRTDRKGSRFIAEFPRYV
- a CDS encoding LacI family DNA-binding transcriptional regulator — protein: MAKPNDQAKAPTLKSIAHALGMSVSGVSIALRNDPSIPQHTRDRVQREAARQGYRRNPLVSAFCANRRPRETNKLTTLAYLRYGATKFAKDPHSTNKQFFEGAVAGAEALGYQVDVFDPVNQGIDMQRLDDILYARGIRGLLIGSPFPPSDCMNLRWERYAVVSLGQGMVGPEIHNVSSDNFETLVRVFHSLERMGYSRPGMILDDAFDARVNHHWSAACHSLREQRGDAFPSVLYQRVKELDYEAIVDWANRKQVDVIMGNRHDLIPGLRQRGLKIPEEIGFVAMQGVHLDSRIASVQRNARKIGEIAAELLVDELHRNQRGIPELAKRVRVLGGLAPAASLPER